A window of the Gossypium hirsutum isolate 1008001.06 chromosome A03, Gossypium_hirsutum_v2.1, whole genome shotgun sequence genome harbors these coding sequences:
- the LOC107940818 gene encoding probable serine/threonine-protein kinase PIX13, with the protein MGICWGSSADNPTPTTTGRLSSVISQTTSNTASTSISRGSRFSASSGDEVFPNGQILPAPDLRIFSFAELKSATKNFRPEMVLGEGGFGKVFKGWLDEKTPGKSGSGTLIAVKKLNSESLQGFEEWQSEVNFLGRLSHPNLVRLLGYCWEDQELLLIYEFMQKGSLENHLFGRGSSVQSLEWSIRLKIAIGAAKGLSFLHTSDKQVIYRDFKASNILLDGSYTAKISDFGLAKLGPSASKSHVTTRVMGTYGYAAPEYVATGHLYVKSDVYGFGVVLVEILTGLRALDQNRPSGQHTLVDWVKPHLSERRKLKNIMDHRLEGKYPSKAAFRIAQLALKCLEPEPRNRPSMKEVVETLEQIESINEKPTEPKNRSTHHTTRRHRQQPVHQRSPLAPKHEVGRGYQTPPRVR; encoded by the exons ATGGGGATTTGCTGGGGCTCTTCAGCTGATAATCCAACACCAACCACCACTGGTCGTCTCAGTTCAG TGATATCTCAAACAACCAGCAATACAGCATCCACTTCAATATCTAGGGGCAGTAGGTTCTCAGCTTCAAGTGGGGATGAGGTTTTCCCAAATGGGCAGATATTGCCAGCACCTGATCTGAGGATCTTCAGTTTTGCAGAATTGAAGTCTGCAACTAAGAATTTCAGGCCTGAAATGGTGCTGGGCGAGGGAGGTTTCGGTAAAGTCTTCAAAGGTTGGCTTGACGAGAAAACACCAGGGAAGAGTGGTAGTGGAACCCTCATTGCTGTTAAAAAACTCAACTCTGAAAGCTTACAAGGATTTGAGGAATGGCAG TCCGAGGTAAATTTCTTAGGAAGGTTGTCTCATCCTAATCTTGTGAGGCTACTAGGATATTGTTGGGAGGATCAAGAGCTTCTTCTCATTTACGAGTTTATGCAGAAGGGCAGCTTGGAAAATCATCTATTCGGAA GAGGTTCATCTGTTCAATCACTCGAATGGAGTATACGGCTTAAAATTGCAATAGGAGCAGCAAAGGGCCTGTCGTTCTTGCACACGTCGGACAAGCAAGTCATTTATAgagattttaaagcttcaaataTACTGCTTGATGGG TCGTATACAGCTAAGATATCGGATTTTGGGTTGGCCAAATTGGGTCCTTCAGCTAGCAAATCTCATGTAACAACAAGAGTCATGGGTACATATGGTTATGCAGCTCCAGAATATGTTGCTACAG GACATTTATATGTAAAGAGCGATGTGTACGGTTTTGGTGTTGTTTTAGTTGAAATATTAACCGGCTTACGAGCACTCGACCAAAACCGCCCAAGCGGGCAACATACTCTGGTGGACTGGGTAAAGCCACATTTATCTGAAAGAAGAAAATTGAAGAACATAATGGACCATCGTTTGGAGGGCAAATATCCTTCCAAAGCTGCATTTCGAATAGCTCAACTTGCTTTAAAATGTCTTGAACCTGAACCTAGGAACCGCCCATCAATGAAAGAAGTTGTGGAGACTTTGGAACAGATCGAGTCAATCAATGAAAAGCCAACAGAGCCAAAAAACCGTTCCACTCATCACACAACTCGTAGACATCGCCAGCAGCCAGTTCATCAACGATCTCCACTCGCTCCAAAGCATGAAGTAGGCCGTGGTTATCAGACCCCACCACGGGTGAGGTAA